The Cicer arietinum cultivar CDC Frontier isolate Library 1 chromosome 1, Cicar.CDCFrontier_v2.0, whole genome shotgun sequence genome contains the following window.
TTTCTTTTCTCCACGAAATGGCTACAGTTACTACTGCCATAATTCTCTTCACCTTGACAATACTTTCTCTAACTTGGGCATGGAGGATGCTTAATTGGTTATGGTTGAAGCCAAAGAAGCTAGAGAAGCTTCTAAGAGAACAAGGGTTTAAAGGTAATTCATATAGGCTTTTAGTTGGAGACGTAAGAGATCTTTTGAAGACGAGAAAGGAAGCAACATCTAAGCCTATGAATCTTTCAGATGATATTGGGCCTCGTGTGTTTTCCTATGTTCATCACAGTGTTACAAAATATGGTATGTCTCTTTATATTCCCAAAGGATatgtttctaattttattttaagcaaaatatttcttaaacttaattttatgtattaattatcgTTCTCAAGAtctgagtttatttaaatatttaatttacaaatttaatgaatatatgaatttttgttaaagataataatatattttataagatttgCTTAAAGATGTTTatgaagttttgaatttttgtaaaaaataataacatttttaatattttagaatataaaaattaaataaataattaagttaagaaaaaaagataaattattaatcattatTTGAAATTACCATTATAAAAAGTTCATTATTTAAATTGGATTTGAGTGCCCCATCTATCTTTTTGGAAAAGATTTGAGTACCCCATCTCTCTTTTTGGAAAAGATTTGAGTGCCCCACTTAATTATTGTGATTATTTATTGCAGAAATTTTGATAGATTTAATAGGGACTATAGACTAGTAATAGTTTCATTCTACTCAacttgttaataaaataataatttaaagaaattattataaaaaacaaaagagaattgagaataaagtaattaataggTGTGCTACTTTCAAACTCTCAAAGCGTCTTGTGGACAATAAAGTATTTgatcatgttttttttattacataaatGGATTTAGGTCTTCTTGGTTCCTCTATTCTCTGGAGCTAAATCTCAGTCGTTAAATTAATCTAATTAATCTTATTCTCTAAGATTGTAAGATTACTTTAACGACTGAAATTCCGCTATAAAGGCTGGAGAGGCTACAAAAGATCAATAAAATTTTGGTCTTAACCCTCTTCTTAAGGGAAATGAGCTCTTATAATCTGAAATTCGGCTGAGAGATAAATTTAATCTGATAAAAAATTGTTCCGGTCAAGATTCGACTTGCTTTAGGCACAACTATCCTCTCTAAAAACTAGTATAGATTTGGAGAATAGAAAAACAGAACACAGGAAATTCCAAGAAGGAAGAAAGACTTTGTAGTTGATTTCTTACAATGAACCACTTCATGTTTTCATGTAGAAAATATAAACAGTTCAGTTTCTGTACTCAAAGTTTCCAATATTTGGTATTTCAAGTCAAATTCAAATAGCATAACTAAAGTTTCTTGTTCTCCTCAATTCTTgatttatactttttttctaTATCTTTAGTAAAAGTCTTATTGCTGATGGTATGCAGGAAAGAATTCTTTTATGTGGTTTGGACCGATACCGAGGGTGAACATCACAGATCCTGAGCAAATTAAAGATGTACTTAACAAAATCTACGACTTCCGAAAGCCGAATTCGAATCCACTAGTCAGGTTACTAGCTAATGGTCTTGTAAGCTATGAGGGAGAAAAGTGGAACAAGCATAGAAAGATAATCAACCCTGCATTCCATTTAGAAAAATTGAAGGCAAGTTTCCCTTTACTAGATTTACTGATATAGATCTTATGTACCTAATTTGCAGACtgtgaaatcaaattttgagtccCTAAATGTCTTTATAAGTGGGAGACATTCATCATCTTACAATCCGATTTTGTTAGCATCAGAAGTTAGGTTTTAAAGAAAACATGATTTGAGTTCTTGATTCACATGGGCTTAGTTTGACTTTAAGGAATTTTAACCTGTCTTTATCTCTTACGCCATAGATAATGTTACCAATATTCTTCAAAAGTTGCGATGATCTGATTAGCAAATGGGAGAAAATGTTGTCATTGGAAGGATCGTGCGAAATGGATGTATGGCCTTTCCTTCAAAATTTGGCTAGTGATGTTATTTCTCGAACGGCGTTTGGAAGTAGTTttgaagaaggaaaaagaatatTTCAACTTCAAATCGAGCAAGCTGAACTTACGAAGCAGATTATGATGAAAGTTTATATTCCTGGATGGAGGTAGGACTAATTTGTGCATAAAAAATATGCATGATCAACTAATATTTACAATTAAGAATAAAAGAATATGTGGTATCGATCGATTTAGAAATAGGATTTCCTTCATATCATGTTAATTACAAGactaattatgttaattttgaaGGTTTCTACCAACTACGACCCATAAAAGGATGAAGGAAATTGACAGAGATATAAAAGCTTCACTTACAGATATGATTAACAAGAGAGAGAAGGCACTCAAGGCAGGTGAAGCCACTAAGGATGACTTATTAGGCATACTTTTGGAGTCAAATCACAGGGAAATGGAAGAACATGGAAACAATAAGAATGTTGGAATGAGTCTTGAAGATGTAATAGAGGAATGCAAGTTATTCTACTTTGCTGGACAAGAGACCACTTCAGTTCTGCTTGTTTGGACAATGGT
Protein-coding sequences here:
- the LOC101500476 gene encoding cytochrome P450 72A68-like isoform X1, with amino-acid sequence MATVTTAIILFTLTILSLTWAWRMLNWLWLKPKKLEKLLREQGFKGNSYRLLVGDVRDLLKTRKEATSKPMNLSDDIGPRVFSYVHHSVTKYGKNSFMWFGPIPRVNITDPEQIKDVLNKIYDFRKPNSNPLVRLLANGLVSYEGEKWNKHRKIINPAFHLEKLKIMLPIFFKSCDDLISKWEKMLSLEGSCEMDVWPFLQNLASDVISRTAFGSSFEEGKRIFQLQIEQAELTKQIMMKVYIPGWRFLPTTTHKRMKEIDRDIKASLTDMINKREKALKAGEATKDDLLGILLESNHREMEEHGNNKNVGMSLEDVIEECKLFYFAGQETTSVLLVWTMVCLSRYPDWQARAREEVFQVFGNKKPDFDGLSHLKIVTMILNEVLRLYPPVIALARSVHKDVKLGNITLPAGVQVSLPVVLVHHDCELWGDDAKVFNPERFSEGVLKATNGKVSFFPFGGGPRICIGQNFSMLEAKMAMAMILQHFSFELSPSYAHAPATVITLQPQYGAHIILRKVEI
- the LOC101500476 gene encoding cytochrome P450 72A68-like isoform X2 → MWFGPIPRVNITDPEQIKDVLNKIYDFRKPNSNPLVRLLANGLVSYEGEKWNKHRKIINPAFHLEKLKIMLPIFFKSCDDLISKWEKMLSLEGSCEMDVWPFLQNLASDVISRTAFGSSFEEGKRIFQLQIEQAELTKQIMMKVYIPGWRFLPTTTHKRMKEIDRDIKASLTDMINKREKALKAGEATKDDLLGILLESNHREMEEHGNNKNVGMSLEDVIEECKLFYFAGQETTSVLLVWTMVCLSRYPDWQARAREEVFQVFGNKKPDFDGLSHLKIVTMILNEVLRLYPPVIALARSVHKDVKLGNITLPAGVQVSLPVVLVHHDCELWGDDAKVFNPERFSEGVLKATNGKVSFFPFGGGPRICIGQNFSMLEAKMAMAMILQHFSFELSPSYAHAPATVITLQPQYGAHIILRKVEI